From the genome of Amylibacter sp. IMCC11727:
GCGCGGTCTTTGAAGGCTAAGTTGGCGCAAGTCTCTCGTGGTGAGGGATTCTTGTTGCAAGGGGGCGATTGCGCCGAGAGCTTTGCCGAATTTAACGCTGACATGCTGCGCGACACGTACAAAGTGATGCTGCAAATGGCGGTTGTGCTGACATATGGTGCCAAAGTGCCCGTTGTGAAAATCGGTCGCGTTGCGGGCCAATTCGCCAAACCACGTTCTGCTGCGACTGAAACGGTGGATGGTGTGGAATTGCCGTCCTACCGTGGTGACATCATCAACGACATCGAATTTACACCTGAAGCGCGCATTCCAAATCCTGATCGTATGCTCGAAGCTTATACACAAGCGGCGGCATCACTAAACTTGCTGCGTGCATTTTCCATGGGTGGTTTTGCTGACATTCACCATGTGCATGAATGGAACCTCGGCTTCGCCAATGCGGCAGGAGCGGCCGAAAAATACACACAACTTGCCAACCGTATTTCCGACAGTTTGGATTTCATGACGGCGGCAGGAGTGAATTCTGACAACACATCTTCACTACACACCGTAAATTTCTACACCAGCCACGAAGCGCTGCTGCTGGAATACGAAGAAGCCCTGTGTCGTATCGACTCCACTTCTGGCCTGCCCGTTGCTGGGTCTGGACACATGATCTGGATCGGGGATCGCACCCGCCAGCCTGATGGCGCGCATGTGGAATTCGCCCGTGGGGTGCAAAACCCGATTGGTCTGAAATGTGGTCCAACAACCACCGCAGATGACCTGAAGGTTTTGATGGAAAAACTGAACCCAGAAAACGAAGCAGGGCGTTTGACCCTGATCGCGCGGTTCGGTGCTGGCTCTGTTGGGGATCACCTGCCACGGCTTGTCAAAGCGGTGAAAGAAGAAGGCGCAAACGTGGTTTGGTCCTGTGACCCAATGCACGGCAACACCATCAAATCCACAACAGGGTATAAAACCCGCCCCTTCGATAGCATCCTGCGCGAAGTGCGCGAGTTCTTTGGCATCCATAACGCAGAAGGCACCGTTCCAGGTGGCGTGCATTTCGAGATGACGGGCAAGGATGTAACAGAATGCACAGGTGGTGTGCGTGCGGTTACAGACGAAGATCTGTCTGATCGCTACCATACAGCATGTGACCCACGTTTGAACGCATCCCAAGCCTTGGAATTGGCGTTCCTCGTGTCCGAAGAATTGGAACAACGTGTGGTGGCTCAGCGTAAAGCGGGCTAATCCAATCGCGAAAGTTTGGAAAACGCGGCTCTTTCGGGCCGCGTTTTTTATTCGTCTTTGACCAACCGCAAATAGGGTTTGCGCGATGTTATCCGTTCCGTCTTTGCTTTTCCCTCTGAAAGGGTTGGACGGTGAGACCTGGTGATTGCACCATCATGTGCAAAAGGGTCTGACTGTTCGGCAAAACCAGCAACAGGTTCAGGCGCAGTTGTGGTCATCACCCCCACAATGCGCGTGGTTTTCACATCCAAAATTTCAAAACGTTGCGGATGCTGCACGTGTGCCCCTTGTTTGGTCAAACAGCCCAAAATACGCGCGATTTTTCCGTTTTGATCCTGCATCGGTAACAACAACATCCGCGCGGTCAATCGACCTTTGCTGTTGTTTGAACACAGCTGCAGCTCCACGATTTTTGGGGAGTCGATTAAATCATCAATAATCTTGCCAAACGTGTCGCGATACCCCAGTTCGATCAGCGACCGTGCGGGCATGCCTCGCAGTTCCATCCCCATGATGTCGCAGAGTTTTTGCCCTGCCAGACGAAAGCGCACGTCTTGGGGGTTGTTGTATTCCAGAACAAAAGTGTGTTCGAGCGCCCCTGTAATTTCACGCGGGTCCAGTTCAGAACGCATGGGGGCAATGCGGCCCGCACGCAGGCTTTCCCAATAGCTGAGGAGGTCTACAAGTATCGTATCCTGCATAAACCGGTCTTTCCCAAACAGCGATGTCACCGTCGATCCACCCGCGTTGACGTTACGCATGAAATATCCCATGTCTCACCCAGTTCCATTTTACACGCATTTGTTGAGAAATGCAGTGCATTTTGTTAACAGTTTTTATACCAACCCCGCGCGGCCTAAGTTGCACAAATTTAATCTAAAAGTGAGGCAAAGTTTCTTAAATGGTTAATTCAATGACAGCCTTTGCCTCAGTCAATGGCAGTGATGAGACTCTGACGTGGGCATGGGAGATTCGAAGCGTTAACGGACGCGGGCTCGACATTCGAACGCGCATTGCTGATGGATTTGACGGTTTGGAAGCGGTGGTTCGCAAAGACATTGGAGCGGCCTGCAAGCGGGGAACGATTACGGTTGGCTTAAAGGTGAAACGGGGCGCAGTGGCACGCGGTGCTCGGTTGAACCCAGACGCTTTGGAACGCGCCCTAGATGCGGTGCGTGACACAACAAAAGCGGCGGATATGGAAACGGCGCCTTTGGACGTGGCGGCCATTTTGGCACTGCCCGGCGTGTTTACGATGCAAGACGCAGAACAGGATGATCTGTCGGGCGTAATCCCGCAGGTGCAAAAAGATCTTTCAACGGCGATTGACTCGTTTTGCGCGGCGCGGGCTGCTGAAGGGGGCGCGCTACACAGTATATTAACGGATCAAGTGCAAGACATCGCGCGATTGTGCGCCGCAGCAGCCGATGTTTTGGAGGCCCGCCGCGATCATGCAGCCGAAACGTTCAGGGCCAACGTGGCACGGGTTTTGGACAATACAGATGGTGTGGATGACTCCCGCATTGCCCAAGAGCTTGCGCTCATCGCGGTAAAGGCAGATGTGGCAGAAGAGTTGGACCGTCTGGGCGCCCATGTGGATGCGGCCCACGCGTTGCTGGCCGAAGATGGACCCATTGGACGAAAATTCGATTTTCTGACACAAGAATTTAACCGCGAAGCAAATACCCTGTGTTCCAAAGCGAACTTTACCGAATTGACCGCGATCGGGCTTGACCTGAAAACGGTAATCGACCAGATGCGCGAACAAGTGCAAAATGTGGAGTAGCCATGTCTGTTGATGCCCGTTTGGGTCTTTTGATTATCATTTCTTCACCTTCGGGTGCGGGGAAATCCACATTGGCCAAACGTTTGCTGGCGGATGATGACACTATCAATTTTTCCGTATCCGCCACCACCCGCCCGATGCGCAACGGCGAGGTTGAGGGCAAGGATTACTATTTCAAAAGCCGTGCAGAATTCGAAGCGATGGTGGATGCTGGCCAAATGCTTGAACATGCAGAGGTTTTTGGCAATTTATACGGCTCTCCGATGGAACCTGTTGCACAAGCGATCCAGCAAGGGCGTGACGTTTTGTTCGATGTGGATTGGCAAGGTGGGCAACAAATCCGCGCGTCAAACCTGCGCGACAATGTTGTGTCGATCTTTATCTTACCACCGTCCATTGCGGCCCTTGAATCTCGCCTGAATGCGCGGGGCCAAGACAGTGCTGAGGTCGTGGCGGGGCGAATGGCCAAATCACGAGACGAGATCAGCCACTGGGCCGAATACGACTATGTTCTGGTCAACGAAGATTTGGACACGTGCGAGGCAGAACTGCGCGCCGTGATCACCGCAGAACGTCTGCGCCGTGATCGCCAGCCTGGCCTGATGTCACGGGTGCGCGCGCTCAACACTGAATTTGAGGATATGACATGATTTATGCACTGGATGGCATTGCGCCAACCTTCGCTAGCGACGGGGACTACTGGATCGCCCCAAATGCGCAATTGATGGGTAAGGTTCAAATCGACAGCGGAGCATCCGTTTGGTTTGGTGCAGTGCTGCGCGGTGATAATGAACTGATCCATGTGGGTGAAGGTACGAATGTGCAGGAAAACTCTGTTTTGCATACGGATATGGGGTTTCCGATGACTATCGGCAAAAACTGTACAATCGGACATAAGGCGATGTTGCATGGCTGTACGATTGGTGAAAACTCTCTGATCGGCATGGGCGCAACGGTTTTGAATGGCGCTGTGATCGGCAAGAATTGTTTGATTGGGGCAAATGCGCTGATCACGGAAGGAAAGGTTATTCCTGACGGGTCATTGGTCATGGGAGCGCCGGGCAAAGTAGTGCGCGAATTGGATGATATGGCAATTATGGGCCTGACCAAATCCGCCGAAGCGTATCAAATGAATATGCGCCGTTTTCGCGATGGTTTGGTGGTGGTCGACGGCTAACGCACCGTGATCAAAAGCGATGTGTCACTGTGTGCCACGTCTATGGTCAGCCCCTGAGTGATTGCTTCTGCCCGAGCGAGCGGGAATTGAACGCGGGACGAAGGGATTTCGCTGGGTTCAGCGCCTTCTGTGAGCACAGCCCAGAGCGGGGTATCATAGCGGATTTCTGTGCCTTGGCATTCTATCTGTGCGATGCTGTGGTCGTAAGAAACGGAAATATCACCGCCAAACGGCAGTGTCGTTTCTGCCGTTTGCACCAACAGAAACAACAGCTTAACCAAAGGACGAGGCACGTCGTTCAAAACGCGCCAGTGGGCGGTGATTTTCCGCTCTTCATAATTTTGCGCCAAAGTGCGTTGAGCAATCGGGGGCGCAACCATCGCCTCTGGCTTGGCAGGGCCGTAAGCGATGCGAAAAAACTCCAACCGTGCGGTGGCAGATTTCACGCTGTCTGACAACAACAGGGCCTCGGGCGTGTCGCCAAAACCTGTCAATTCCAACAGCTCGATCCCATTTGCAATTGCGCCCAGCGGGCTGGCCAGATCGTGGCAAATGCGAGAGCTGATTAAAGCTGCAAGTTTTTCAGAAGTATCGTACATTGGGCCATCTCTTACGTGTGTCGAGGCGCCATGAACGAATTTCTGACCCCCGGACAATTGGTCCGAAACCCTGACCACCCCGAATGGGGGTTGGGGCAGGTGCAATCTGTGGTTCGCGGCAAAATAACCGTGAATTTTGAAGAGCTTGGAAAGGTCGTCATCGACGCTGACCATGTTGCTCTTGATCTTGTGTAACTGGCGTAAAATTGACATTACAACCTTTAGTTGAGTTTGCAATATGTTTTTTACGGCGCTGTCCGTTTTAATTTTAGCCAAATTGAATTAACAAGTCCTAAAGCTATGCAAAGAGCCTGTGGATGATCCTGAACAAGAACCAATATACGCTAAAGCTGGCACAAACGGATGCTGAAATGGCAGCGGCGCAGCGGTTGCGGTATCGCGTTTTTGTGGAAGAAATGGGCGCGCGTCCTGCTTATGATGTGGATGCGTCTGGGCATGAGGCGGATGCTTTCGACCCCTTTTTTGAACACCTAATTTTAAAAGACAACGGCATCGCGGATGACCGTGAAAACGTGGTTGGCGTGTACCGTCTGATGCAAGGGGAAGCCGCAGCCGCAGGCCCCGGATTTTACAGCGCAGCAGAGTATGACTTGAGCAAAATTGTCGATGATGGGCGGCGCGTTCTGGAACTGGGCCGCAGCTGTGTCGATGCGGGCCATCGTGGCGGTTTGGCGTTGCATTTGTTATGGCAAGGTGTGGCGGATTATGTGTTTCAAAATGACATCGGTTTGTTGTTTGGCGTGGCGTCTTTTGCAGGGATTGAAGCAGACAAAATCGCCGATGGGTTATCGTTTTTGCATCACAATCACCTTGCACCTGACCGTTTGCGGGTGACAGCGAAAGCGGGCAATTCAATTTCTATGGCATTGAAAGAAAACGAAGAAATTGATCGCCCAGCGGCTGTGCGGCAAATTCCATCGCTGATTAAATCCTACCTGCGATTGGGGGGATTTGTCGGGCAGGGGGCCTTTGTTGATCGGGATTTCAACACTATTGATGTGTGTGTCATTTTAGATCGGGATCTGATCCCAGCCAAACAACGCCAGCAGCTGCAACATGGGGTGGCTGCGTGAGCACGTGGGACGATGGGACAACGCCTGAGGCCGCACCGATGAGGCTTGGGAATTGGGCGCTGGCGGGTGTTCGATTTGTGCTGATTGCTGTGGTGATCTTTGGGTTGATGGGGCCCATGGTTCTGGTGCGACTGCTAGGATTTTCACAAATATCACAAGGGATTGTGCGGCTGGCCTGCCAGTTGACGCTGCGGGTGATTGGATTGCGGGTACTGACCCAAGGCATGCCGATGACACAGCCTGGCGGGGTGGTTGCGAACCATTCGACTTGGCTGGATATTTTTGTGCTGAATGCGGTGCAACGGGTGTTGTTTGTGTCCAAAGCCGAGGTGGCGAAATGGCCCTTGATTGGTCTGATCGCGCGGTCGGTCGGAACCGTGTTTATCGAGCGTAAAGCAAGCCATGCAGCCAAACATCGTGATACGTTTCAGGCCCGATTGAATGATGGGTATCGATTGTTGTTTTTTCCCGAAGGGACCAGCACGGATGGTCGCCGTGTTTTGGGGTTTAAGCCCACACTTTTTGCGGCATTTTTTGCGCCAGACGTGCGGGAAATTGCGTACATCCAACCTGTTTCGGTTGCCTATTTCGCGCCTGAAAGCTGCGATCCACGTTATTACGGATGGTGGGGCGGAGCGGATTTTTTCTCTTCTTTTTTCAATGTATTAGGTCGTTACCGGCAGGGGCGTGTTGTGGTGACGTTCCACCCCGCGTTGGCGGTGAAGGATGTGGCGGATCGCAAGGTGATGGCGGCGCAAACGCAGGCGGCTGTTCAGAGCGGGTTAGCGGATGCGCTCAAGGTAGGATGACAGTGCGTCTTGTGGTGTTTCAGGGGCCGAGAATACCTCAGGTCCTAGGGCGAAAAAGTCTGTGACGGGAGCGAGTTTTTCTGCGGTTTCAAGGGTAATCGCGCCTTCGGCAACCACGGGAATTTCAATCATTTGCGACCACCATTCAAAGGTGTCAAAATCAACGGGATCGGTGGTGGACAGGGGATTTTCCGCAAGGGGGCCAAAAGACACGTAATCGGCCCCTGCTTCCCCAGCGGTGAGGCCGTAATGCCTTGAATTTTCACAAAAACTACCGATGATTGCATCGTCTTCGAGCAGTTTGCGCATGTCGCGAATTTGACGCGCCCCATCTGTAAGATGAACGCCATCCAGTCCGTGCGTGAGGGCGATTTTACCATGATTTTCAACAACTAAGGGGACTTCGCGGGCATGGCAGACCTCGCGCAAGTTGTCTGCGGCGCGGCCAATGTCATCTGCAGCTTCGGAGGCGCAGCGCAGACGGACGCAGGCGATGTCAAAGCCGTCGAGAAGGCTGCTGAGATCGTTGGAAAAGGCCGACAGTTCAAACTGTGGCGGGGTGATCAGATAAATTTGCGGATGTTCTGTATCAGCCATGATCGTGCCCTCAATGCGTTGCGATTTTCTAGCCGTTGAGTGGGCCACAGTCTAGTCGTTAACGGGCGTTTTGGAAAAAAGCAAACCACCCAGAAACAGGGGTCCCGCAGGTATGGGTGACGTGTGTGGGCGTTTGAGCGGATTACCGCAGCGCGCGGTGACGGAATGTTAAGAATGTGGTTTGTAATTTAATATTTGAACATTGTTCATAATTAATGTAAATTGAATTCGCCTAGTCGCAAAGGGTTATGAAATGTTTCCACTGTCAGACACGTTTGTTGAGCTTGCCGTTCTTTGCGCAATTTTCGCATTTTGCGCGTTCTGTGTTTTGCTGTTCGAACGGTTCAAGCCGATCTTGGCACTGCCGATGGTTTCGTTTGTGGGCTATGGCATTTGGGCGCTGTGGAGCACAGGTGGGGGATATGAAGGTTTGGGCGTCATGTTCCTGCTGCTTGAGTACTTTGGTGTTGGGATGCTGGGGGGCGCGTGGGCGTTGGCCATCCTTGGTGCATGCATTTTACCAGGGCGGCGCGGGATTGGGTTTGGCCCTATTGCGCAGAGTCTGTTCGTTATCGTCCCAGTGATTGCAGTGATCGGGTATGGTGCCATTGCGCAATACGTTCCGTCGTCCACATGTACCCAGAACGACATTGCCGTCCAGATTGGGCAGGACATTTATGTAATAGAGCGTCAGCATAAAACGCTGCTGCGGTTTCTTAAGAAGTCGGGGCAATCGCAGCTACGCTATTCTAATAGATCAAAAGACAAAGAGGATTTGATTGTGTTGTGTGCGTTGGCGGACCAAGGCCAAACACCCATTGTTGCGGATCAGATGTGGGTTACACCAGCATCGAAGATGGATATTGACGGACTGTCGCAGATGATGGTGGTGTCGCAATCAATGTTCACGCGGCCCCGATATGGAGGCACTGTTTCGTGGGTCGAGCGGGTTGAGGAACTGTCCCAAAGGCCTGAATTTGTCGGTGCTGGAAATAACGAAGGCGGGCATTTGTGCCGTAAATTTGTCCAAGCGAGCCGCGCGATGGTTCGGTGTCAGATTTGGTTTTTGCAGGATGCGGAAACGATTGTTATTGGCCATAGTGGACGGGTTGAAGCGGATCAGCACGACGCGGTGTTGACGGATCTGCAAACGGGTTTGGCAAAGCTTCGTACGGGTATGTTGAAGTAACGGATGCGGCCAAGACCGCATCCGCAATAATTCCTATCCCCGCAAGACAGATTTCCCAGCGTAGAGTGCCACATCGCCGAGCATTTCTTCGATACGGATCAGTTGGTTGTATTTTGCGAGCCGATCAGAGCGTGCGAGGGAGCCTGTTTTGATCTGACCACAGTTGGTGGCGACGGCCAAATCCGCGATGGTCGCGTCTTCGGTTTCACCTGAGCGGTGGGACATCACAGAGGTAAAGCCGTTGCGAGTGGCCATATCGACCGCTTCGAGAGTCTCGGTGAGCGTGCCGATTTGGTTCACCTTTACAAGGATCGAGTTGGCTGAGCCGTTGGCGATGCCCTGTTCCAAACGTTTGGTGTTTGTCACAAACAGATCGTCGCCCACGAGTTGGCAGCGGTCGCCGATTTTGTCTGTGAGGGATTTCCAGCCGTCCCAATCGTCTTCGTGCATGCCGTCCTCGATTGAGATGATCGGGTAGGTGTCCACGAGGTTGGCGAGGTAATCGGCGTTTTCGGCAGAGGAGAGTTTTTTGCCTTCACCTTTGTAGTTGTAGATGCCGTCTTCGTAATATTCAGAGGCCGCGCAATCGAGCGCGAGGTAGATGTCTTCGCCCGGTTTGTAGCCTGCTTTTTCGATGGATTTCATGATGAAATCGAGCGCATCCGTGGTGGAGTTGAGGTTCGGGGCAAAGCCGCCTTCATCACCCACACCTGTATTGTGGCCTGCGGCGGAGAGTTCTTTTTTCAAAGTGTGGAACACTTCAGCGCCCATGCGGATCGCTTCGCGGATGTTTTTCGCGGAGACGGGCATGATCATGAATTCTTGGATATCAATCGGGTTATCCGCGTGTTCGCCGCCGTTGATGATGTTCATCATTGGTACGGGCAACATGCGCGCGGATGTGCCGCCGATGTAGCGGTAGAGTGATTGGTTGAGCGAGCCAGCGGCAGCCTTGGCCACGGCCATAGACACGCCAAGGATGGCGTTTGCCCCGAGGCGGGATTTGTTTTCAGTGCCGTCGAGTTTCAGCATCACATTGTCGATCACCAATTGGCGTGTGGCGTCATAGCCGATCAGGGCTTCTGCGATTTCGCCGTTTACGGAATCGACCGCTTTCAACACGCCTTTGCCAAGGTAACGGTCTTTGTCGCCGTCGCGCAGTTCAACCGCTTCGTGTGCGCCTGTGGAAGCGCCCGATGGAACCGCAGCGCGGCCCCATGTGCCATCTTCCAATAGAACGTCAACTTCGACTGTTGGGTTGCCACGGCTGTCAAGGATTTCGCGGGCGGTGATTTCGATAATTGCAGGCATTGGGACCTCTTTTAAAAGCGTTGCTGTCGTTTAACGTGGTTAAGCGTCTGATTGAAGGGGTTGGGGCTTTATGTCTCGGGGGTGGGGGCTGTGCCGCCGCAAAAGCGACGAAAACTGGCCTAGGATTGGGTTTCAGTGGGTGTTTTTTGTTTTTGGCTTTCGCGCAGCCAGACGTAGAGCCCAGCTGCAACAATGATAGCGGCCCCGGACAGAATGCGTGGTGTCAGGGTTTCACCGAAGATTACTGCGGACAGGATGAAGGCAAAGACAATGCGCGAATACCGAAACGGTGCAACGGCAGACACATCGCCAATGCGCATGGCGGCGGTGACGGCGAAGTAGCCAACGCAGGCAAAGGTGATGAGCCCGACCAGCAAGATCCATGCCGTGGTGGTGGGAACGACCCAAGCATCGCCAAAAAACGCCAGCACTGCGGCCGCAGCGATAACGGCGGCAAAGCCCCATGTGGCTGCTTGCAGGTTTGGCACGTCTTTGGGGATAAAACGCGTGGCCAAATCCCGCCCTGCCAATCCTGTTACACCGACCAGCGCGAGGACAGCGCCTGCTGGATTTGCTTCGAGTAGGTTGGTGTCGGTGCCAGTGGGGTTCAGGATCACCAGCACACCGATGAGGCCAGCGAAAATCGCGGACCAGCGCCGCCAGCTGACATTTTCGCGTAATAGAATGGCCGCGCCGAGAGTGACGAGCAGAGGGGCCACTTGGAGGATGGAGGAGGCGACGGAGAAATCGAGCAGGGTCAGCGCCATGAGAAAGCCGCAGGTGGCGACGATTTCAGATATGGCGCGCGCCAGCACGGCAGGGTGATAGATGCGTGCCGAGACCAGCGGGATGCCTTTGGCTCGTGTGATGATGGCAAACACCGCTGTGCCCCCCACGCCGAGTGCCGCGAGGACTTGGGACGCGGGCAGGTGGGCGGAGGTGAGTTTGATAAAACTGTCAGCGGTGGCGAATGTGGCCATGGACAGCACCATCAACGCAATGGCGCGCAAGGTGTCAGAGGCGGGTGGGCGGCTCACTTTTTGTCCTTCGGGACGCCGTAAAGCTCCAGTTTGTGACCGCGCAGGGTGTAGCCGAGTTTGGCGGCGATGCGTTCTTGCAGTTCTTCGATTTCAGGATCGACGAATTCAATCACTTGGCCTGTGGTCAGATCAATCAGGTGGTCGTGGTGATCGCGCTCTGCGTCTTCGTAGCGGGCGCGGCCATCGCCAAATTCAAGCCGTTCCAGAATGCCGCTTTCTTCGAACAGTTTTACGGTGCGATAGACGGTGGCAATGGAAATGCTGGCGTCTTGTGCCGCGGCGCGGGCGTAGAGCTCTTCCACATCGGGGTGATCGGTGCTGTTTTGCAAGACCCGCGCAATCACACGCCGCTGCTCGGTCATACGCAGGCCCGCAGCCTCGCAGCGTTGAATGATGGTGGGTGTTGTGCGATCCATGTGGCGGTTTTAGCGGGTGAGCAGAAGGGTGCAAGTGGATAACGGTAACGGGGGTGGTGGTGTTTGTGTGCAGGCTTATCCTGCGAGGGTAATTTCCGCCAAATGTGGTGGTTTTGACCCTGAAACCAAAAAACGGGCAGATTGCTCTGCCCGCCGTTTTGGGTTGAAAATGTATTGAGACTATACCTTATTTTTGGGGCCCATGTACCAGTAGCTGCCTTTGCCTTTGTCAGATGTGCCTTTGAAAAATGTCCCATTGCCTTTCCATGACTGGCACACTTCTTTCTTTTGCCCATCGAGAACGCGGCAGAGATAGGACCCTTTCCATTTCCATGTGGCGCTGAATTTGCGACCGTTCCATTGCCCGCTATAAGTTCCATCTGCGTTGTAAGTCAGGTGGTTCTTTTTGGTGACCCACAGCTTTTTGCCCACAACTGATGACACGAAGTCACCAGATGTTTTGATTGGTTTCATAGATGCCTCTGCTGCGACGGCGCCGCGATTAAGACCCTCTGTGCGGGCCACTCGGGCATAGGATTTGGCAATCTTGTTGCCTGATTTTAGGTTTTTTGACGGGCCGTTTGGTCCGACAATCTGCCACCATTCGTTTTTACGTTCTGCTTTGGATTTATTGGAATGGTCGTTGACCCAAATAGACCCATCACTGGTCTGGAGGTGCCAGGTGCAATTGTCGCCTTTGGAATTTTTGTTCGGGCTCGCCTGACCGCCCTTGATGTAAAATACGGTTTTGCACAGATCGCCGTTCTTGGAGACTTTCCAAGTACCTTGTCCGATGCTCTTTTCCCAGACTTCCCGCATGGCCCCGTTTGCGGCGAAGTAGATGCCGCCTTTGGACCAAATCTGTGTTTTGCCCGCATAAAGCTGTTTGATTGTTGCTGCCGAAACCCGTTTGCCGTTTTTCGGTTTCGGATCCGCAAAAGCGGCCCCTGTTGACACGACTAGCGCCGCAGAAATGAGTGCTGATGAAACAAATTTTGAAATAGACATGAAGGCTCCTTTGAAAATCGCATGCTGCTGTTTTCAAAGGATCGCATTGACCTGAAAATTAGTAAAACTGGGATTGTGCCCGCTTACCCTATTTGGGGTACGTCGCTGCAATGAGTTGCATTGTCCGTCTAAACGGCTCTCCTTGAGTCAGGTGGCCCATGTTTGGAATTATGTTGGGTTTTGTGCCTGTCACGGTTTCGGCAAGGGCAATCAAGTCATCTTGGTGATGCACAACGTCATCTTCCCCATGCCAAAAGGTTTTAGGCATCAATAGAGCTTTGGCGCGATGCCAGGAAAAGTGGATCTGCGACAGGTAATCATATTTCATGGAGTCGATCGAATTGTGGATCGCAAACATCAGCCGTTCTGCGCGGGCATTTGATGCAAAGTCGGATTTTAGTTGCGCCTGATCGGGTGTGCTTTCGCCAAAGATACGTTTGAGTGTTTTTTCAACGCTGCTTTGTTTGCGGAGCCCCGACAAAATATGCCGTGCGGCCAGCAGCGCAAGGCCGCCGTTTCGTTTGAAATTACGGGTCAGGAAATCCCCAAAATAGGCGTCGCGTGTTTTGTTTTTTCCTGCGGAAAAACAGGTGGCCACGTAGTCAATTTCGGAAACGTAGTCTGGATATTTCCGTGCATATTCCGTGGCATATGCACCCGAAGACACCAAAGCGATCAGCGGGACAGCGTCTTCGGTTACGGTTTGTCGCAAGGCTTCAATGTCGTTTACGGCGGTGTCGCAGTGATCTTGCCATGACACTGAGCGTTCCTTTTGCACGCAAAGGCAGCCCGTACGGATTGGCCAAAGGGTGCGCCAACCCAGCGTGTGAAACAGGGCCACATCTTTGGCAGAGATGTTGGGGAACACCATGGAGTGTAAAACCATCACAGGTTTGCCTGTGAGGGGCCCGATATCAAGGTAGCGCACGGTATGTCCGTTTGCGTGATTTACGGTGCCGCATCGAATGCCACTGGGCAAAAAATCTTGATAGCTGCTCCACGTATCTTTGTGACCATCGAGCGTGCTGGTCAGGGTGTCTCGCAGGATCTGAAACTTGGTGCTGGACAGGCTGAACAATTCAATTTGGCTTTTCACGCCAAGTTTTTTGAAGATGCTTTGAAGTTGTTTGCGCCGTGTAGCGGTCGTTATGGCTGCTTTTGTTGCGCTGTCTTCTAAGCTGAGCCCAGCGGATAAATCCAACAAGAGGGTGAACTCTGCATCGGTCAAGACGCCGTCTGTCGAGGAGTTGAAAAGCGTGCGAATGGCGTCTGTAGACAGTTCAAACGCATCGTTCTGGGATGGGCGGACAATCGCAATTCTGTTTGCGCCACAAGATACGATGGGCCAATGATGGTCTGTCCGCAGGTCGGACATGGGTGTCAGCCAGACTGGGACGTCGTTCCACCACAACGCGGGAAGCCGATCCATATCACCAATTTGCGCGCTGAACTGACTGAGACCGTCGTGCGTGACGTCAATCGTTGACGAGAGAACGCTTAGGGCTTCGGAGTGTGAAAGGTCGTTCATGTATGAACCAAAAGGTGGAGTAGAGCGAAATAGA
Proteins encoded in this window:
- a CDS encoding lysophospholipid acyltransferase family protein, with translation MSTWDDGTTPEAAPMRLGNWALAGVRFVLIAVVIFGLMGPMVLVRLLGFSQISQGIVRLACQLTLRVIGLRVLTQGMPMTQPGGVVANHSTWLDIFVLNAVQRVLFVSKAEVAKWPLIGLIARSVGTVFIERKASHAAKHRDTFQARLNDGYRLLFFPEGTSTDGRRVLGFKPTLFAAFFAPDVREIAYIQPVSVAYFAPESCDPRYYGWWGGADFFSSFFNVLGRYRQGRVVVTFHPALAVKDVADRKVMAAQTQAAVQSGLADALKVG
- a CDS encoding thiamine phosphate synthase, whose translation is MADTEHPQIYLITPPQFELSAFSNDLSSLLDGFDIACVRLRCASEAADDIGRAADNLREVCHAREVPLVVENHGKIALTHGLDGVHLTDGARQIRDMRKLLEDDAIIGSFCENSRHYGLTAGEAGADYVSFGPLAENPLSTTDPVDFDTFEWWSQMIEIPVVAEGAITLETAEKLAPVTDFFALGPEVFSAPETPQDALSSYLERIR
- the eno gene encoding phosphopyruvate hydratase, encoding MPAIIEITAREILDSRGNPTVEVDVLLEDGTWGRAAVPSGASTGAHEAVELRDGDKDRYLGKGVLKAVDSVNGEIAEALIGYDATRQLVIDNVMLKLDGTENKSRLGANAILGVSMAVAKAAAGSLNQSLYRYIGGTSARMLPVPMMNIINGGEHADNPIDIQEFMIMPVSAKNIREAIRMGAEVFHTLKKELSAAGHNTGVGDEGGFAPNLNSTTDALDFIMKSIEKAGYKPGEDIYLALDCAASEYYEDGIYNYKGEGKKLSSAENADYLANLVDTYPIISIEDGMHEDDWDGWKSLTDKIGDRCQLVGDDLFVTNTKRLEQGIANGSANSILVKVNQIGTLTETLEAVDMATRNGFTSVMSHRSGETEDATIADLAVATNCGQIKTGSLARSDRLAKYNQLIRIEEMLGDVALYAGKSVLRG
- a CDS encoding DMT family transporter, yielding MSRPPASDTLRAIALMVLSMATFATADSFIKLTSAHLPASQVLAALGVGGTAVFAIITRAKGIPLVSARIYHPAVLARAISEIVATCGFLMALTLLDFSVASSILQVAPLLVTLGAAILLRENVSWRRWSAIFAGLIGVLVILNPTGTDTNLLEANPAGAVLALVGVTGLAGRDLATRFIPKDVPNLQAATWGFAAVIAAAAVLAFFGDAWVVPTTTAWILLVGLITFACVGYFAVTAAMRIGDVSAVAPFRYSRIVFAFILSAVIFGETLTPRILSGAAIIVAAGLYVWLRESQKQKTPTETQS
- a CDS encoding Fur family transcriptional regulator; the protein is MDRTTPTIIQRCEAAGLRMTEQRRVIARVLQNSTDHPDVEELYARAAAQDASISIATVYRTVKLFEESGILERLEFGDGRARYEDAERDHHDHLIDLTTGQVIEFVDPEIEELQERIAAKLGYTLRGHKLELYGVPKDKK
- a CDS encoding DUF995 domain-containing protein — protein: MSISKFVSSALISAALVVSTGAAFADPKPKNGKRVSAATIKQLYAGKTQIWSKGGIYFAANGAMREVWEKSIGQGTWKVSKNGDLCKTVFYIKGGQASPNKNSKGDNCTWHLQTSDGSIWVNDHSNKSKAERKNEWWQIVGPNGPSKNLKSGNKIAKSYARVARTEGLNRGAVAAEASMKPIKTSGDFVSSVVGKKLWVTKKNHLTYNADGTYSGQWNGRKFSATWKWKGSYLCRVLDGQKKEVCQSWKGNGTFFKGTSDKGKGSYWYMGPKNKV